From a region of the Corallococcus coralloides DSM 2259 genome:
- a CDS encoding PhoH family protein, whose amino-acid sequence MRKNFILDTNVLLHDPRSIYGFKDNNVIIPIYVIEEIDQFKRDLSELGRNARLVARYLDSFRAEGSLKEGVPLPHGGMLRVAFTDRSLPSSMADSNLVDNRILAVALDLMETEPETQAVFITKDTNLRIRADALGLSAQDFDTERVEITDLYTGFTELLVPTEMVDQLYKPGGEVEVPAQDRLFPNQLVLLKDELNPSHTAMARFNGAKARLVPLARSSKEGTWGIRPRNMEQAFCLDLLLNDEIKLVTIVGKAGTGKTLLAIAAGLQKVTEEGLYHKLLVSRPIFPLGRDIGYLPGSVEEKLNPWMQPIFDNVEFLMNLSRADKKAGRGHHELIDLGLMEIEPLTYIRGRSIPNQFIIVDEAQNLTPHEVKTILTRVGDNTKIILTGDPFQIDNPYVDSTNNGLVHVVNRFKNEKIAGHITMAKGERSMLAELAANLL is encoded by the coding sequence ATGCGAAAGAACTTCATCCTCGACACGAACGTCCTCCTCCATGACCCCCGCAGCATCTACGGGTTCAAGGACAACAACGTCATCATCCCCATCTACGTCATCGAGGAGATCGATCAGTTCAAGCGCGATCTCTCCGAGCTGGGGCGCAACGCGCGACTGGTGGCGCGCTACCTGGACTCCTTCCGCGCTGAAGGCTCCCTGAAGGAGGGCGTCCCGCTGCCGCACGGCGGGATGCTCCGCGTGGCCTTCACCGACCGTTCGCTGCCGTCCTCCATGGCGGACAGCAACCTGGTGGACAACCGCATCCTCGCGGTGGCCCTGGACCTGATGGAGACCGAGCCGGAGACCCAGGCCGTCTTCATCACCAAGGACACCAACCTGCGCATCCGCGCCGACGCCCTGGGCCTGTCCGCCCAGGACTTCGACACCGAGCGCGTGGAGATCACCGACCTCTACACCGGCTTCACGGAGCTGCTCGTCCCCACGGAGATGGTGGATCAGCTCTACAAGCCCGGCGGCGAGGTGGAGGTGCCGGCCCAGGACCGGCTCTTCCCCAACCAGCTGGTGCTGCTCAAGGACGAACTCAACCCGTCCCACACCGCCATGGCCCGCTTCAACGGCGCCAAGGCGCGGCTCGTGCCGCTCGCGCGCAGCAGCAAGGAAGGCACCTGGGGCATCCGGCCGCGCAACATGGAGCAGGCCTTCTGCCTGGACCTGCTGCTCAATGACGAGATCAAACTCGTGACGATTGTCGGCAAGGCGGGCACGGGCAAGACGCTGCTCGCCATCGCCGCGGGCCTGCAGAAGGTGACGGAGGAGGGGCTGTACCACAAGCTGCTGGTCAGCCGTCCCATCTTCCCCCTGGGCCGGGACATCGGCTACCTGCCCGGCAGCGTCGAGGAGAAGCTCAACCCCTGGATGCAGCCCATCTTCGACAACGTCGAGTTCCTCATGAACCTGAGCCGCGCGGACAAGAAGGCCGGGCGCGGCCACCATGAGCTCATCGACCTGGGGCTGATGGAGATCGAACCGCTCACGTACATCCGCGGGCGCAGCATCCCCAACCAGTTCATCATCGTGGACGAGGCGCAGAACCTCACCCCGCACGAGGTAAAAACAATCCTCACCCGCGTGGGCGACAACACGAAGATCATCCTCACCGGCGACCCGTTCCAGATCGACAACCCGTACGTGGACTCCACGAACAACGGGCTGGTGCACGTGGTCAACCGCTTCAAGAACGAGAAGATCGCCGGCCACATCACCATGGCCAAGGGCGAGCGCAGCATGCTGGCCGAGTTGGCGGCCAACCTGCTGTAG
- a CDS encoding YbeD family protein, protein MTQDGTDKPDTPGEEKKPLVEYPSVYEYKVMGKATVEETPGFEEHVRSLFRRKLGSEVSPDSIHVQHSRKGKFVSLSVSVLLLSEEQRRAIYAELHQDPRIVYYL, encoded by the coding sequence ATGACCCAGGACGGCACCGACAAGCCCGACACCCCCGGCGAGGAGAAGAAGCCCCTCGTCGAGTACCCCTCCGTGTACGAGTACAAGGTGATGGGCAAGGCGACGGTCGAGGAGACGCCCGGCTTCGAGGAGCACGTGCGCTCGCTCTTCCGGCGGAAGCTGGGGTCGGAGGTCTCTCCGGACTCCATCCACGTGCAGCACAGCCGCAAGGGGAAGTTCGTGTCCCTGAGCGTGTCCGTGCTGCTGTTGTCCGAGGAGCAGCGCCGGGCCATCTACGCCGAGCTGCACCAGGATCCCCGCATCGTCTACTACCTGTGA
- a CDS encoding SAM-dependent methyltransferase gives MSPAEHFPLYHPPGAQRAFGSDDATRRFAKVAQLEQGSRVLVLGCGPEGSAAVLLAQELKCSVVAVDTDETLVSPVRERVRAQGLADRIEVRRVAPDALGMLDGPFHGILVPGRVQYPLDVSLRTFRPLLGKRGRVGFTFPARVGRFTPKPVLDFWEKRLGAPLLLPRELLQALETAGFEPESVESLHDTELDALYKDMEAHLPEGAGPESGTFREELALHREHNQRPGVSYAFAVGRRKEPGEKPPASRDRG, from the coding sequence ATGAGTCCCGCCGAGCACTTCCCGCTGTACCACCCGCCGGGGGCGCAGCGCGCGTTCGGATCCGACGACGCCACGCGCCGCTTCGCCAAGGTGGCCCAGCTCGAGCAGGGCTCCCGCGTGCTGGTGCTCGGCTGTGGCCCGGAGGGCAGCGCCGCCGTGCTGCTGGCCCAGGAGCTCAAGTGCTCCGTGGTGGCCGTGGACACGGATGAGACCCTGGTGTCCCCCGTCCGCGAGCGCGTGCGCGCCCAGGGCCTGGCGGATCGCATTGAAGTCCGCCGCGTGGCGCCGGACGCGTTGGGCATGCTGGATGGTCCCTTCCACGGCATCCTCGTGCCGGGGCGCGTGCAGTACCCGCTGGACGTGTCGCTGCGCACGTTCCGCCCGCTCCTGGGCAAGCGCGGCCGCGTGGGCTTCACCTTCCCGGCGCGCGTGGGCCGCTTCACGCCCAAGCCTGTGCTGGACTTCTGGGAGAAGCGCCTGGGCGCGCCGCTGCTCTTGCCGCGCGAGCTGCTCCAGGCGCTGGAGACCGCCGGCTTCGAGCCGGAGTCCGTGGAGTCGCTGCACGACACGGAGCTGGACGCGCTCTACAAGGACATGGAAGCGCACCTGCCGGAAGGCGCTGGGCCGGAGAGCGGCACCTTCCGCGAGGAGCTGGCCCTGCACCGCGAGCACAACCAGCGGCCGGGCGTCAGCTACGCGTTCGCCGTGGGCCGTCGCAAGGAGCCGGGCGAAAAGCCCCCGGCGTCGCGCGACCGCGGCTGA
- a CDS encoding diacylglycerol/lipid kinase family protein, whose protein sequence is MLVQPLRSTDFRRSPAALPSAEPKVAVLLNANARKVDARVVKLLSHVVPEEDLFLSRSPLDARRIAQTVLERGYPTVFTGGGDGTFMGFVNEVLQQVGPRGKFAGQAAPRFGILKLGTGNGIAAFVNASSTRGDGILNDVVRARAAEFPSVRTMDLVQVDGQRAPFAGLGVDGKVLNDYISVKESLGKGMFKRVMSGGGGYFSAVAFKTVPHYLTSSVLVECEVVNGPSEAYRLGAEGQTLGAPLAPGAVLFRGKLMMAAAGTMPFYGYGFRMFPHANDRRGFLQLRLGQVSPTQVLANLPRLWNGRWAPEGLHDFHAREVTIRFARPMPFQVGGDAAGYREQVTLSVAPESIELLDFNGVQ, encoded by the coding sequence ATGCTGGTTCAGCCCCTGCGTTCCACGGACTTCCGCCGCTCGCCCGCGGCGCTGCCGTCCGCCGAACCGAAGGTCGCGGTGCTGCTGAACGCGAACGCCCGCAAGGTGGACGCCCGGGTCGTCAAGCTGCTGTCGCACGTGGTGCCGGAAGAGGACCTGTTCCTGTCGCGCTCGCCGTTGGACGCGCGGCGCATCGCGCAGACGGTGCTGGAGCGGGGCTACCCCACCGTCTTCACCGGCGGCGGCGACGGCACCTTCATGGGCTTCGTCAACGAGGTGCTGCAGCAGGTGGGCCCGCGCGGGAAGTTCGCCGGCCAGGCCGCGCCGCGCTTCGGCATCCTCAAGCTGGGCACGGGCAACGGCATCGCGGCGTTCGTCAACGCGTCCAGCACCCGGGGCGACGGCATCCTCAACGACGTGGTGCGCGCCCGCGCGGCGGAGTTCCCCAGCGTGCGCACCATGGACCTGGTGCAGGTGGACGGCCAGCGCGCGCCCTTCGCGGGCCTGGGCGTGGATGGCAAGGTGCTCAACGACTACATCTCCGTGAAGGAGTCGCTGGGCAAGGGCATGTTCAAGCGGGTCATGTCCGGCGGTGGCGGCTACTTCTCCGCGGTGGCCTTCAAGACGGTGCCGCACTACCTCACCAGCTCCGTGCTGGTGGAGTGCGAAGTCGTCAACGGCCCGTCCGAGGCCTACCGCCTGGGCGCGGAGGGCCAGACGCTGGGCGCGCCGCTGGCGCCGGGCGCGGTGCTCTTCCGGGGCAAGCTGATGATGGCCGCCGCGGGCACCATGCCCTTCTACGGCTACGGCTTCCGCATGTTCCCCCACGCGAATGACCGCCGGGGCTTCCTGCAGCTGCGTCTGGGCCAGGTGTCGCCCACGCAGGTGCTGGCCAACCTCCCCCGCCTGTGGAACGGCCGCTGGGCTCCGGAAGGCCTGCACGACTTCCACGCCCGCGAGGTCACCATCCGCTTCGCGCGCCCCATGCCCTTCCAGGTCGGCGGCGACGCGGCCGGCTACCGCGAGCAGGTCACGCTGTCCGTGGCGCCCGAGTCCATCGAGCTGCTCGACTTCAACGGCGTGCAGTAG
- the dnaK gene encoding molecular chaperone DnaK: MGKIIGIDLGTTNSVVAIMEGREPKVIVNEEGAPTTPSVVAFTKDGERLVGQVAKRQAITNPEQTVYSVKRFMGRRFEETTEEAKLVPYKVGRGPNGDARVDIAGKQYSAPEISAQVLLKLKRAAENYLGEKVTEAVITVPAYFNDAQRQATKDAGEIAGLTVRRIVNEPTAAALAYGMDKKKDEKIAVYDFGGGTFDVSILEVGESVVDVLATNGDTHLGGDNIDLEIMNWLISEFKKDTGLDVSKDKMVIQRLKEAAEKAKIELSSATQTEINLPFLTADASGPKHLNVKLTRAKFEQMIGPLVERSLEPCRKCLKDAGLDPKELNEVVLVGGTTRIPMVQEAVKRLFGKEPNRSVNPDEVVAVGAAVQAGVLSGEVKDILLLDVTPLSLGVETLGGVMTKLIERNTTIPTRKSETFSTAADGQTQVEIHVLQGEREMAGDNRSLGRFHLTGMPPAPRGVPQIEVTFDIDANGILNVNAKDKATGKEQKVTISHSSGLSKDEVTKMVDDARSNESADKARRELVEVKNQAESQSYAAEKMIKENKDKLTPDVAKAIEEGVAELNRVREGQDKDAIKAALEKLQQASYKAAEEMYRATGGAPGATPPPGAEPSAAPGSSAQPSAKDDVVDAEFRQS; this comes from the coding sequence GTGGGCAAGATTATCGGAATCGACCTGGGCACCACGAACAGCGTGGTGGCGATCATGGAGGGTCGCGAGCCCAAGGTCATCGTCAACGAAGAGGGAGCACCCACCACGCCTTCGGTGGTCGCGTTCACGAAGGACGGGGAGCGCCTGGTCGGTCAGGTGGCGAAGCGCCAGGCCATCACCAACCCGGAGCAGACCGTCTACTCGGTGAAGCGCTTCATGGGCCGCCGTTTCGAGGAGACGACCGAGGAAGCGAAGCTCGTCCCCTACAAGGTGGGCCGGGGCCCCAACGGCGACGCGCGCGTGGACATCGCCGGCAAGCAGTACAGCGCGCCGGAGATCAGCGCGCAGGTGCTCTTGAAGCTCAAGCGCGCCGCGGAGAACTACCTGGGTGAGAAGGTGACGGAGGCGGTCATCACCGTCCCGGCGTACTTCAACGACGCCCAGCGCCAGGCCACGAAGGACGCCGGTGAAATCGCCGGCCTCACCGTGCGCCGCATCGTGAACGAGCCCACCGCGGCCGCGCTCGCGTACGGCATGGACAAGAAGAAGGATGAGAAGATCGCCGTCTACGACTTCGGCGGCGGCACCTTCGACGTGTCCATCCTGGAGGTGGGCGAGAGCGTCGTGGACGTGCTCGCGACCAACGGCGACACGCACCTGGGCGGCGACAACATCGACCTGGAGATCATGAACTGGCTGATCAGCGAGTTCAAGAAGGACACCGGGCTCGACGTCAGCAAGGACAAGATGGTCATCCAGCGCCTGAAGGAGGCGGCGGAGAAGGCCAAGATCGAGCTGTCCAGCGCGACGCAGACGGAGATCAACCTGCCGTTCCTCACGGCGGACGCATCGGGTCCGAAGCACCTGAACGTGAAGCTCACGCGCGCCAAGTTCGAGCAGATGATTGGCCCGCTGGTGGAGCGTTCGCTGGAGCCGTGCCGCAAGTGCCTCAAGGACGCGGGGCTGGACCCCAAGGAGCTCAACGAGGTCGTGCTGGTGGGCGGCACCACGCGCATCCCCATGGTGCAGGAGGCCGTGAAGCGGCTGTTCGGCAAGGAGCCCAACCGCTCCGTGAACCCGGACGAGGTCGTGGCGGTGGGCGCCGCGGTGCAGGCGGGCGTGCTCTCCGGCGAGGTGAAGGACATCCTCCTGCTGGACGTGACGCCGCTGTCGCTGGGCGTGGAGACGCTGGGCGGCGTGATGACGAAGCTCATCGAGCGCAACACCACCATCCCCACGCGCAAGTCGGAGACCTTCTCCACGGCGGCGGACGGCCAGACGCAGGTGGAGATCCACGTGCTGCAGGGTGAGCGCGAGATGGCGGGCGACAACCGCAGCCTCGGCCGCTTCCACCTGACCGGCATGCCCCCGGCGCCGCGCGGCGTGCCGCAGATTGAGGTGACGTTCGACATCGACGCGAACGGCATCCTCAACGTCAACGCGAAGGACAAGGCGACCGGCAAGGAGCAGAAGGTCACCATCAGCCACTCGTCCGGCCTGTCGAAGGACGAAGTGACCAAGATGGTCGACGACGCGCGCAGCAACGAGAGCGCGGACAAGGCGCGCCGCGAGCTGGTCGAGGTGAAGAACCAGGCGGAGAGCCAGTCCTACGCCGCGGAGAAGATGATCAAGGAGAACAAGGACAAGCTCACCCCCGACGTGGCGAAGGCCATCGAGGAAGGTGTCGCGGAGCTGAACCGCGTCCGCGAGGGGCAGGACAAGGACGCCATCAAGGCGGCCCTCGAGAAGCTCCAGCAGGCCAGCTACAAGGCGGCGGAGGAGATGTACCGGGCCACCGGCGGCGCGCCGGGCGCCACGCCTCCTCCGGGCGCCGAGCCCTCCGCGGCTCCGGGCTCCAGCGCCCAGCCGTCCGCGAAGGACGACGTGGTGGACGCCGAGTTCCGCCAGTCGTAA